Sequence from the Bacillus sp. es.036 genome:
ATCATCCCGTACTCGTTCATGGTGGAGGCCCTGAAATCTCTAGGATACTTGATAAGCTATCAATTCAGACAACGTTTGTCGATGGACTACGTGTCACAACGGATGAGATGGTCGATACAGTTGAGATGGTACTTAGCGGTAAGGTGAATAAACAGCTCGTGAGGAAGATTCACCGTGCAGGAGCGAATGCCATTGGCATTAGTGGCGTAGACGGAAAGCTGTTTTCATGCAAACAGTCTAGTCAGTCACTCGGCCGTGTAGGGGAAGTCATCCATGTCGATAAAGCACTAATTGAACAACTCTCCCAAGCTGGATACATACCAGTTATCTCACCAATCAGTATGGATGAAGATAGCGAGACACTTAACATAAATGGGGATGAAGCCGCATCAGCTGTCGCTCAAGCGCTGCATGCAGATATTTGTCTCGTTAGTGATACGCCGGGTGTGTATGAAGCAATTGATGGGCAGAAATTTATTTTCAGAACGCTAGATGAGCAAAAAATAACAAGTTTAATAGACGAAGGCACGATTATTGGTGGGATGATCCCAAAAGTGAAAGGAGCGATTGCCGCTCTTTCGGATAAAGTCTCCTCTGTCACTATTCTTGATGGTCGAGAAGAGAATGCCTTGCTAAAAGCAGTCGCACATGAACCTGTTGGAACGCGAATTGTTCGAAAGGAGTTTGAGAATGTCACTAACTGAAACGTC
This genomic interval carries:
- the argB gene encoding acetylglutamate kinase produces the protein MTMSESMLPTEHNQKYFVIKCGGSILNQLPDSFYLDLVAVKKQGYHPVLVHGGGPEISRILDKLSIQTTFVDGLRVTTDEMVDTVEMVLSGKVNKQLVRKIHRAGANAIGISGVDGKLFSCKQSSQSLGRVGEVIHVDKALIEQLSQAGYIPVISPISMDEDSETLNINGDEAASAVAQALHADICLVSDTPGVYEAIDGQKFIFRTLDEQKITSLIDEGTIIGGMIPKVKGAIAALSDKVSSVTILDGREENALLKAVAHEPVGTRIVRKEFENVTN